In a genomic window of Nodosilinea sp. E11:
- the psaM gene encoding photosystem I reaction center subunit XII encodes MPLSDTQIFIALAVALLPGIMAIRLSTELYK; translated from the coding sequence ATGCCCCTTTCTGACACTCAGATTTTTATAGCTTTGGCCGTAGCTCTGTTGCCAGGTATTATGGCCATCCGTCTATCTACTGAGCTTTACAAATAG
- the phoU gene encoding phosphate signaling complex protein PhoU — translation MLDIDRTQPVRGDFERQILRVQRDLLRMGALVENSCVLARDALCDRNLDAAQKLKTHDKQIDQFYRQIELDCMHLFTLQSPDPEDLRRIGAFMQMVRDLERIGDYAEDIGEVAIKLFPYPVQPLMGRVQTMLDRCRSMVAMCLLAVSNLDAESGLEIKQKDDAIDTDYDDLYALLANQTNLVGSVEPTVLLVLAIRYLERIADHATNIGKRVAYIVTGERA, via the coding sequence ATGCTTGATATAGATAGGACTCAACCAGTGCGCGGCGACTTTGAACGGCAGATTCTGCGGGTACAGCGTGACCTGCTGCGGATGGGGGCGCTGGTGGAGAACTCCTGCGTGTTAGCCCGAGATGCCCTGTGCGATCGCAATCTAGATGCGGCTCAAAAGCTTAAGACCCACGACAAGCAAATCGATCAGTTCTACCGTCAGATCGAGCTGGACTGCATGCATCTGTTTACCCTTCAGTCACCGGACCCTGAAGATCTGCGGCGGATTGGGGCGTTTATGCAAATGGTGCGCGACCTAGAGCGCATTGGTGACTACGCCGAAGACATTGGCGAGGTAGCGATCAAACTCTTTCCTTATCCGGTGCAGCCGCTCATGGGGCGGGTACAGACCATGCTCGATCGCTGTCGGTCGATGGTGGCCATGTGCCTGCTAGCGGTCTCTAACCTCGATGCCGAATCGGGGCTAGAGATTAAACAAAAAGACGACGCCATCGACACCGACTACGACGATCTCTATGCCCTGCTAGCCAATCAGACCAATCTCGTCGGCTCAGTTGAACCGACGGTGCTGCTAGTGCTAGCCATTCGCTACCTAGAACGCATCGCCGACCACGCCACTAACATTGGCAAGCGAGTGGCTTACATTGTGACGGGTGAGAGGGCGTAG